In Alligator mississippiensis isolate rAllMis1 chromosome 10, rAllMis1, whole genome shotgun sequence, one DNA window encodes the following:
- the RAN gene encoding GTP-binding nuclear protein Ran, translated as MAAQGEPQVQFKLVLVGDGGTGKTTFVKRHLTGEFEKKYVATLGVEVHPLVFHTNRGPIKFNVWDTAGQEKFGGLRDGYYIQAQCAIIMFDVTSRVTYKNVPNWHRDLVRVCENIPIVLCGNKVDIKDRKVKAKSIVFHRKKNLQYYDISAKSNYNFEKPFLWLARKLIGDPNLEFVAMPALAPPEVVMDPALAAQYEQDLQIAQTTALPDEDDDL; from the exons ATGGCCGCCCAGGGAGAGCCCCAAGTGCAGTTTAAG CTTGTCTTAGTTGGTGATGGTGGTACCGGCAAAACAACATTTGTAAAACGTCATTTGACTGGTGAATTTGAAAAGAAGTATGTAG CAACACTGGGTGTTGAAGTCCATCCTCTGGTGTTTCACACTAACAGAGGGCCTATTAAATTTAATGTATGGGACACGGCTGGCCAGGAGAAGTTTGGTGGCCTGCGAGATGGCTACTATATTCAGG ctcaaTGTGCCATCATAATGTTTGATGTAACATCAAGAGTTACCTACAAGAATGTACCCAATTGGCATAGAGATCTGGTACGAGTATGTGAAAACATACCTATAGTGTTGTGTGGCAACAAAGTGGATATTAAAGACAGGAAGGTCAAGGCAAAATCCATTGTCTTCCATAGGAAGAAGAACCTTCAG taCTATGACATTTCAGCTAAGAGTAACTACAACTTTGAGAAGCCTTTCCTCTGGCTTGCCAGAAAACTAATTGGAGATCCTAACTTGGAGTTTGTTGCCATGCCTGCTCTTGCACCTCCAGAGGTTGTTATGGACCCAGCATTGGCAGCACAGTATGAGCAAGACCTACAG attgCTCAAACTACTGCACTGCCAGATGAAGATGATGACCTGTGA